One Thalassotalea atypica DNA window includes the following coding sequences:
- the cysS gene encoding cysteine--tRNA ligase: MLQIYNTLSRQKEVFKPIHAGKVGLYVCGVTVYDLCHIGHARTYIGFDNIVRYLRFSGYDVTYVRNITDVEDKIIKRANENKESSTELVERNVAEMYRDFDALNLMRPDIEPRVTTHMQEIIDMIVTLVEKKHAYVAKSGDVLFDVGSFKEYGKLSGQNLEQLQAGSRVEVDDTKQNPLDFVLWKMAKPEEPSWESPWGAGRPGWHIECSAMNAKELGEHFDIHGGGSDLSFPHHENEVAQSCCALDTPYVNYWIHTGMVQVDQEKMSKSLGNFFTIREVLEKYDAETTRYFLTSGQYRSQLNYSTDNLDQAKASLERIYTALRDVEISESINLNRDNEFVQKFIAAMDDDFNTPEALAVLFELAKELNVAKQNNADNIEELAFTLKSLGGLLGILQMSPEQFLQGQGDDDEVAEIEALIAQRNQARADKNWALADEARDKLAAMNVVLEDSAGRTTWRKG; this comes from the coding sequence ATGTTGCAAATATACAATACCCTCAGTCGCCAAAAGGAAGTGTTTAAGCCTATTCATGCTGGAAAGGTTGGCTTGTATGTTTGTGGTGTAACGGTTTACGACTTATGTCATATCGGTCATGCGCGTACCTACATCGGTTTTGATAATATCGTTCGCTATTTAAGATTTTCAGGTTACGACGTCACTTATGTGCGAAATATCACAGATGTTGAAGACAAAATCATTAAAAGGGCGAATGAAAACAAGGAATCATCCACTGAGTTAGTTGAACGAAATGTAGCCGAAATGTACCGCGATTTTGATGCACTAAATTTAATGCGTCCCGATATAGAGCCGCGTGTAACGACTCATATGCAAGAAATTATCGACATGATTGTTACCTTGGTTGAGAAAAAACACGCCTATGTTGCGAAAAGCGGTGATGTGCTTTTTGATGTGGGTAGCTTTAAAGAATACGGAAAGCTTAGTGGGCAAAATTTAGAACAGTTGCAAGCTGGCTCAAGAGTCGAAGTTGATGACACTAAACAAAACCCATTAGATTTTGTGCTGTGGAAAATGGCAAAACCTGAAGAGCCCAGCTGGGAGTCACCTTGGGGCGCAGGTCGTCCTGGATGGCACATTGAATGTTCAGCGATGAATGCGAAAGAGTTAGGCGAACATTTTGATATCCATGGCGGTGGCTCAGACTTGTCTTTCCCGCATCATGAAAATGAAGTGGCGCAAAGCTGCTGTGCACTTGATACGCCTTATGTGAATTATTGGATTCATACTGGAATGGTACAAGTTGACCAAGAAAAAATGTCTAAATCATTAGGAAATTTTTTCACCATTCGTGAAGTACTAGAAAAATACGATGCTGAAACGACGCGATACTTTTTAACGTCTGGTCAATATCGAAGCCAACTGAATTACTCGACGGATAATTTAGATCAAGCTAAAGCATCATTAGAGCGTATTTATACTGCCTTAAGGGATGTAGAGATTAGCGAGAGTATTAACCTGAATCGTGACAATGAATTTGTTCAAAAATTTATTGCTGCGATGGATGATGATTTTAATACGCCAGAAGCGTTGGCTGTGTTATTTGAATTAGCCAAGGAGCTTAATGTTGCTAAACAAAATAATGCAGATAATATCGAAGAGTTGGCTTTTACATTGAAGTCATTAGGTGGCTTGTTAGGCATTTTACAGATGTCACCCGAGCAGTTTTTACAAGGGCAGGGCGATGACGATGAAGTGGCAGAAATTGAAGCATTAATTGCGCAACGTAATCAAGCGCGCGCAGATAAAAATTGGGCATTGGCGGATGAAGCCCGTGACAAACTTGCTGCCATGAATGTTGTCTTAGAAGATAGCGCAGGTCGTACGACATGGCGTAAAGGGTAA
- a CDS encoding peptidylprolyl isomerase has product MITFKTNLGDIKIKLDFDNAPVTAKNFQQYAEDDFYTGTIFHRVMPGFMAQGGGMVSGMEEKTSRASIKNEANNGLSNSRGTLAMARTNDPHSASSQFFINLVDNGFLNFQAENEQGWGYCVFGEVVEGMEVVDKMALVETGRYGFHDDVPKEDIIIEATIVE; this is encoded by the coding sequence ATGATTACCTTTAAAACAAACTTAGGCGATATCAAAATTAAACTCGATTTTGACAACGCTCCAGTTACGGCGAAAAACTTCCAACAATATGCTGAAGATGACTTTTATACAGGCACAATCTTTCACCGTGTGATGCCAGGTTTTATGGCTCAAGGTGGTGGCATGGTTTCGGGCATGGAAGAAAAAACATCACGTGCTTCAATCAAAAATGAAGCAAATAATGGCTTAAGTAATAGCCGTGGTACATTGGCAATGGCTCGTACTAACGATCCTCATTCTGCGTCTTCACAGTTTTTCATTAACTTAGTCGACAATGGCTTTTTGAATTTCCAAGCCGAAAACGAGCAAGGCTGGGGTTACTGTGTTTTCGGCGAAGTCGTTGAAGGTATGGAAGTTGTCGACAAAATGGCTTTAGTGGAAACTGGTCGTTATGGCTTTCACGACGACGTGCCTAAAGAAGATATTATTATCGAAGCCACCATTGTTGAGTAA
- a CDS encoding UDP-2,3-diacylglucosamine diphosphatase: MTISVKEQVSYFIADLHLTESRKDITECFLSFLSNEAVKAENLYILGDLFEYWVGDDDDSGFVTLIASALKALSLTGTQLFFIQGNRDFLLGHKYAQTCGMTLLNDVEKISLYGTEYVILHGDTLCIDDVDYQAFRKKSRSWWWQGIMKSLPLWLRKKIADDYRKKSAHANAAKSQEIMDVSQAEVIRTFESYQVPFMIHGHTHRPAIHDVKINNQTVKRIVLGDWYEHGAWLKLSSSGFELLDEPFGR; this comes from the coding sequence ATGACGATTAGTGTAAAAGAGCAAGTCAGCTATTTTATTGCTGACTTGCATTTAACGGAATCAAGGAAAGACATCACAGAGTGTTTTCTTTCCTTTCTATCAAATGAAGCGGTTAAAGCCGAGAACCTCTATATTCTAGGCGATTTGTTCGAATATTGGGTAGGAGACGACGATGACAGTGGTTTTGTGACGCTTATTGCCAGTGCCCTTAAAGCACTTTCTTTAACAGGTACCCAACTTTTTTTCATCCAAGGGAATCGCGATTTTCTGTTAGGTCATAAATACGCACAGACTTGTGGAATGACTTTGCTAAACGATGTAGAGAAAATATCGCTGTATGGCACTGAATATGTCATTTTACATGGCGACACCTTATGCATAGACGATGTTGATTACCAAGCGTTTCGCAAAAAGTCTCGCTCTTGGTGGTGGCAAGGCATCATGAAAAGCCTACCGCTCTGGTTACGAAAGAAAATTGCCGATGATTACCGAAAGAAAAGTGCTCATGCAAATGCGGCGAAATCACAGGAGATTATGGATGTTTCCCAGGCTGAGGTCATTAGAACATTTGAATCATATCAAGTACCTTTTATGATCCACGGCCACACTCATCGCCCCGCAATTCACGATGTAAAGATAAACAATCAAACAGTGAAGCGCATTGTGTTGGGTGATTGGTATGAACATGGTGCTTGGCTAAAGCTATCTTCTAGCGGATTTGAACTCTTAGACGAACCCTTTGGCCGTTAG